In the genome of Pseudomonas protegens, one region contains:
- a CDS encoding ethanolamine ammonia-lyase subunit EutB produces MAQFSHSVGSQTYRFDSLKDVMAKASPARSGDFLAGVAALNDGERVAAQMTLADIPLKHFLEEVLIPYETDEVTRLIIDSHDKQAFATVSHLTVGGFRDWLLSDAADEQSLRALAPGLTPEMAAAVSKIMRVQDLVLVAQKIRVVTQFRGTLGLRGRLSTRLQPNHPTDEPAGIAASILDGLLYGNGDAMIGINPATDSIASICAMLEMLDAIIQRYEIPTQACVLTHVTTSIEAINRGVPLDLVFQSIAGTEAANASFGINLNVLQEGYEAGLSLNRGTLGQNLMYFETGQGSALSANAHFGVDQQTCETRAYAVARHFKPFLVNTVVGFIGPEYLYNGKQIIRAGLEDHFCGKLLGVPMGCDICYTNHAEADQDDMDTLLTLLGVAGINFIMGIPGSDDIMLNYQTTSFHDALYARQTLGLKPAPEFEQWLARTGIFTQADGKVHFGNNLPPAFRQALAQLG; encoded by the coding sequence ATGGCCCAATTTTCCCACAGCGTAGGTTCTCAGACCTATCGCTTCGACAGCCTCAAGGACGTCATGGCCAAGGCCAGTCCGGCCCGCTCCGGCGACTTCCTGGCCGGGGTTGCCGCCCTCAACGACGGCGAGCGGGTCGCCGCCCAGATGACCCTGGCGGACATCCCCTTAAAGCACTTTCTCGAAGAGGTGCTGATTCCCTACGAAACCGACGAAGTCACCCGGCTGATCATCGACAGCCATGACAAACAAGCCTTCGCCACGGTCAGCCACCTCACCGTTGGCGGCTTTCGCGACTGGCTGCTCAGCGACGCCGCCGACGAGCAGAGCCTGCGGGCCCTGGCGCCGGGCCTGACCCCGGAAATGGCCGCCGCGGTGTCGAAGATCATGCGCGTGCAGGACCTGGTCCTGGTGGCGCAGAAGATCCGCGTGGTGACCCAGTTCCGCGGCACCCTGGGCCTGCGCGGGCGCCTGTCCACCCGCCTGCAACCCAACCACCCCACCGACGAGCCAGCGGGCATTGCCGCGAGCATTCTCGACGGCCTGCTGTACGGCAACGGCGATGCGATGATCGGCATCAACCCGGCCACCGACAGCATTGCCTCGATCTGCGCCATGCTGGAAATGCTCGACGCCATCATCCAGCGCTACGAAATCCCGACCCAGGCCTGCGTGCTGACCCACGTCACCACCTCCATCGAGGCGATCAACCGCGGCGTGCCCCTGGACCTGGTGTTCCAGTCGATCGCCGGCACCGAAGCGGCCAACGCCAGTTTCGGCATCAACCTCAATGTGCTCCAGGAAGGCTACGAGGCAGGCCTGAGCCTGAACCGCGGCACCCTGGGGCAGAACCTGATGTATTTCGAGACCGGCCAGGGCAGCGCCCTGTCGGCCAATGCCCACTTCGGCGTCGACCAGCAGACCTGCGAAACCCGCGCCTACGCCGTGGCCCGGCATTTCAAGCCGTTCCTGGTGAACACCGTGGTCGGCTTCATTGGCCCGGAATACCTGTACAACGGCAAGCAGATCATCCGCGCCGGCCTGGAAGACCACTTCTGCGGCAAGCTGCTGGGCGTGCCCATGGGTTGCGACATCTGCTACACCAACCACGCCGAGGCCGACCAGGACGACATGGACACCCTGCTGACCCTGCTGGGCGTGGCCGGGATCAACTTCATCATGGGCATCCCCGGCTCCGACGACATCATGCTCAACTACCAGACCACCTCGTTCCACGACGCGCTCTACGCCCGCCAGACCCTCGGCCTGAAACCCGCCCCCGAATTCGAGCAGTGGCTGGCCAGGACCGGGATCTTCACCCAGGCCGACGGCAAGGTGCACTTCGGCAACAACCTGCCACCGGCGTTCCGCCAGGCACTGGCCCAGTTGGGATAA
- a CDS encoding ethanolamine ammonia-lyase: MSLTALQHIRLPAIPAERGYSTRVLDREIAFSSLKAVLGAADISKAGDRVAGLAAADEITREAARKVLSELTLGHYFEHPLTDRHGRIDSVMQVNYDIDHSVFGEIADLTLGALKDRLLRSHGTEIRRIGTALTGVMAAALAKLLDVHELILLSKKLKSGAAAKARTLVGLPGTLSSRLQPNHPTDNLSGISLLVYTGLSMGSGDALIGLNPAIDTVDNISATLHHLDKLRRETGAPTQICVLSHIKTQLACLDQGAPVEIMFQSLAGTERTLTDEFDVTVQLLDQAWQTMAERGPLRDVAENFMYFETGQGSELTYGKHEGIDMTTCEALCYGLARRYRPYMVNNVTGFIGPETHLDNFEMTYSCLQDQFMGKLLGLPMGMAPCYTLHSQVTLEGQQMATELLTAAGANFFMDVYLSTDRMLAYFDTSAHDNQTLREVHDLAPAPEYLRWALGKGIFQEDAHGNVERGPNWGNPRIFCKSDIDFQRLLESTPATYGFDNAGPRPANSVSRTVRANLAVAREAIYVDLRPSEIGAIALRELRTAAPDKLAHLQDPELGARLTEEVLRRLQPEYNDVQIVISDGLSAEAIHHNIPELLPVLLDGLQSRELRIGQPILAPYGRVKLAESVGEALQPQLIIVLIGERPGGDALASRSMSAYLGYRLPDDQARRAAAQFSGNPDIRYEYTVISNIYSGGLPPLEGGSLVAEKAFAILQHRAAGNRLENLLKKVAS, from the coding sequence CCTTCAGCAGCCTCAAGGCGGTGCTCGGCGCCGCCGACATCAGCAAGGCCGGCGACCGAGTGGCGGGGCTGGCCGCCGCGGATGAGATCACCCGCGAAGCGGCGCGCAAGGTGCTCTCGGAGCTGACCCTGGGGCACTATTTCGAGCATCCGCTGACCGACCGCCACGGGCGCATCGACAGCGTCATGCAAGTCAACTACGACATCGACCACAGCGTCTTTGGCGAGATCGCCGACCTGACCCTGGGCGCCCTGAAAGATCGCCTGCTGCGCAGCCATGGCACTGAAATACGCCGCATCGGCACGGCCCTGACCGGGGTCATGGCGGCGGCCCTGGCCAAGCTGCTGGACGTGCATGAACTGATCCTGCTGTCGAAAAAGCTCAAGAGCGGCGCGGCGGCCAAGGCCCGGACCCTGGTGGGCCTGCCCGGCACCCTGTCGTCGCGGCTGCAGCCCAACCATCCCACCGACAACCTCAGCGGCATCAGCCTGCTGGTCTACACCGGGCTGAGCATGGGCTCGGGGGACGCGTTGATCGGCCTCAACCCGGCCATCGACACCGTGGACAACATCAGTGCCACCCTGCACCACCTGGATAAATTGCGCAGGGAAACCGGAGCGCCGACGCAGATCTGCGTGCTCTCCCACATCAAGACCCAACTGGCCTGCCTCGACCAGGGCGCACCGGTGGAGATCATGTTCCAGAGCCTGGCCGGCACCGAACGCACCCTGACCGACGAGTTCGACGTCACCGTGCAACTGCTGGACCAGGCCTGGCAGACCATGGCCGAGCGCGGCCCGCTGCGCGATGTGGCGGAAAACTTCATGTACTTCGAGACCGGCCAGGGCAGCGAGCTGACCTACGGCAAGCACGAAGGCATCGACATGACCACCTGCGAAGCCCTGTGCTACGGGCTGGCCCGGCGCTATCGGCCGTACATGGTGAACAACGTCACCGGTTTCATCGGCCCGGAAACCCACCTCGACAACTTCGAGATGACCTATTCCTGCCTGCAGGACCAGTTCATGGGCAAGCTGCTGGGGCTGCCCATGGGCATGGCGCCCTGCTACACCCTGCACTCCCAGGTGACCCTGGAAGGCCAGCAGATGGCCACCGAACTGCTGACCGCCGCCGGCGCTAACTTCTTCATGGACGTGTACCTGAGCACCGACCGCATGCTCGCCTACTTCGACACCAGCGCCCATGACAATCAGACCCTGCGCGAAGTCCACGACCTGGCGCCGGCCCCGGAATACCTGCGCTGGGCCCTGGGCAAGGGGATTTTCCAGGAGGACGCCCACGGCAACGTGGAACGCGGGCCGAACTGGGGCAACCCGAGGATCTTCTGCAAGTCGGACATCGACTTCCAGCGCCTGCTGGAATCCACCCCGGCCACCTACGGCTTCGACAACGCCGGACCGCGCCCGGCCAACAGCGTGTCGCGCACCGTGCGGGCCAACCTGGCGGTGGCCCGGGAAGCGATCTACGTCGACCTGCGCCCCAGCGAAATCGGCGCCATTGCCCTGCGCGAGCTGCGCACCGCGGCCCCGGACAAGCTGGCCCACCTGCAAGACCCGGAACTGGGCGCACGGCTGACCGAGGAAGTGCTGCGGCGCCTGCAACCGGAATACAACGACGTGCAGATCGTGATTTCAGATGGCCTTAGCGCCGAAGCCATCCACCACAACATTCCCGAACTGCTGCCGGTGCTGCTGGATGGCCTGCAGAGTCGCGAGCTGCGCATCGGCCAGCCGATCCTCGCGCCCTATGGCCGGGTCAAGCTGGCGGAGTCGGTGGGCGAAGCCCTGCAACCACAACTGATCATCGTGCTGATCGGCGAGCGTCCCGGCGGCGATGCCCTGGCCTCGCGCAGCATGTCCGCCTACCTGGGCTACCGCTTGCCGGACGACCAGGCGCGCCGCGCCGCCGCGCAATTCAGCGGCAACCCGGACATTCGCTACGAATACACGGTGATCTCGAACATCTACAGCGGTGGCCTGCCACCGCTGGAAGGCGGCAGTCTGGTGGCGGAAAAGGCCTTTGCCATCCTCCAGCACCGGGCTGCCGGCAACCGCCTGGAAAACCTGCTGAAGAAGGTGGCATCCTGA